One genomic segment of Pedobacter endophyticus includes these proteins:
- a CDS encoding exopolysaccharide biosynthesis polyprenyl glycosylphosphotransferase produces MKSRHVFILISILIVCDAIAINSAFGILFFSGVIKSRDFGGMANCLMLLNITWMLSAIINTTYSFKNVQTTELLFKKSAFTFILQVVLMFGIGYFTLNIIVIPQSILYTLLLSFSAITLIRFVTYIFERYYLKMDLYKKNIAIIGNQDLGSKLEKYFRSNRLSVNFTGYYGELAEDTALAEQPLSQLKKTIRYAIENDLDEVYTTQFPDQCAELNEVISLAEQNCVRVKFVTSFIKYKREEENFKSANYRLSSYYDGIPILVTRKEPLTALRNRIIKRTFDILFSLAVIIFILSWFLPLMMVLIMLESKGNAIFAQLRSGRDNRAFFCYKFRSMRMNTLSNTKQAERNDPRITRLGAFMRKTSIDELPQFFNVLFGDMSIVGPRPHMLKHTEEYSKLIDQYMIRQFIKPGITGWAQVNGFRGETKEPGQMLARVKHDIWYMENWSLLQDIKIIYKTVANAVKGEENAF; encoded by the coding sequence ATGAAAAGTAGACATGTATTTATTCTTATAAGTATCTTAATTGTTTGTGATGCTATTGCGATCAACTCCGCATTCGGCATTCTTTTCTTTTCAGGTGTGATAAAATCCCGCGATTTCGGTGGCATGGCCAACTGCTTAATGTTGTTGAATATCACCTGGATGCTATCAGCCATAATCAACACCACCTATTCTTTCAAAAACGTACAAACCACCGAGCTCTTATTTAAGAAAAGTGCTTTTACCTTTATATTGCAAGTGGTTTTAATGTTCGGCATCGGGTATTTTACGCTAAATATTATCGTTATTCCGCAATCGATACTTTACACCCTTCTGCTTAGCTTTTCGGCCATTACCTTAATTAGATTCGTTACCTATATTTTTGAGCGCTATTATTTAAAAATGGATCTTTACAAAAAGAACATCGCGATAATAGGCAATCAGGATCTGGGATCAAAACTCGAGAAATATTTCCGTAGCAATCGCTTATCTGTAAACTTTACAGGATATTATGGCGAGCTGGCCGAAGATACAGCGTTGGCTGAGCAGCCACTATCTCAACTTAAAAAAACCATTCGCTATGCTATTGAGAATGATCTTGATGAAGTTTATACCACTCAATTTCCAGATCAGTGTGCCGAACTAAATGAAGTGATTTCCTTAGCTGAACAAAATTGCGTTCGGGTTAAATTTGTCACTTCCTTTATCAAATATAAGCGTGAAGAAGAAAATTTCAAAAGCGCAAATTACCGTTTGAGTAGTTATTATGATGGTATTCCTATTTTAGTAACCCGGAAAGAACCACTAACGGCATTACGAAACAGGATTATCAAGCGTACTTTCGATATTTTGTTCAGCCTGGCGGTAATCATCTTTATCCTATCGTGGTTTTTGCCGCTGATGATGGTTTTGATTATGCTCGAATCGAAGGGAAATGCCATATTTGCGCAGCTTCGTTCGGGCCGTGATAACCGTGCTTTCTTTTGCTATAAGTTTCGCAGTATGAGGATGAACACCTTGAGCAATACCAAGCAGGCCGAAAGAAATGATCCGAGGATTACCCGACTTGGGGCGTTTATGCGCAAAACCAGTATTGACGAACTTCCTCAGTTTTTTAATGTTCTTTTTGGCGACATGAGTATTGTTGGCCCTCGCCCGCACATGCTAAAGCACACGGAAGAGTATAGCAAATTGATCGATCAATACATGATTCGCCAGTTTATTAAACCGGGAATAACCGGTTGGGCACAGGTGAATGGTTTTAGAGGCGAAACGAAAGAGCCGGGACAGATGCTGGCCAGGGTTAAGCACGACATTTGGTATATGGAGAATTGGTCGCTTTTGCAGGATATTAAAATTATCTATAAAACAGTTGCGAATGCAGTAAAAGGCGAAGAGAACGCTTTTTAA
- a CDS encoding ComF family protein has protein sequence MLIIQRWASDLIGLLFPELCNACGAELLLNEAIICTKCLYDLPFTDYHLHAENRVAKQLWGRVDINAAMAMLYFRKGTKVQNLIHSLKYKGKTEVGLMLGKMLGERLQGSQLYAEMDAIIPVPLHPSKLRLRGFNQSAFIAEGISLITGIGVNEKLLRRLVGTESQTKKNRYSRYENMQHVFEVDNSALIKGRHVLLVDDVVTTGATLEACANALLLCGANKVSIAALAFAE, from the coding sequence ATGTTAATCATACAACGTTGGGCATCGGACTTGATTGGGCTTCTTTTTCCGGAGTTGTGCAATGCTTGCGGGGCCGAGCTGTTGTTAAATGAGGCAATCATTTGCACGAAATGTTTGTACGATTTGCCCTTTACCGATTATCATTTGCATGCTGAAAACAGGGTGGCCAAGCAGCTTTGGGGAAGGGTTGACATTAATGCGGCGATGGCAATGCTGTATTTTAGAAAGGGAACTAAGGTGCAGAACCTGATTCATAGCTTAAAATACAAGGGCAAAACGGAAGTTGGCCTGATGCTGGGCAAAATGCTGGGTGAAAGATTACAAGGATCGCAACTCTATGCTGAAATGGATGCAATTATTCCGGTGCCGCTTCACCCAAGTAAATTGAGATTGAGAGGCTTTAATCAAAGTGCTTTTATCGCCGAAGGTATTTCGCTAATAACTGGCATTGGCGTTAATGAAAAATTACTGAGGCGATTGGTGGGTACGGAAAGCCAGACCAAAAAAAACAGGTACAGTCGTTATGAAAATATGCAGCATGTTTTTGAGGTCGACAACTCGGCACTTATTAAAGGGCGCCATGTTTTGTTAGTGGATGATGTGGTTACCACTGGGGCAACCCTCGAAGCGTGCGCCAATGCGCTTTTGTTATGTGGCGCAAATAAGGTAAGTATTGCGGCGCTGGCCTTTGCCGAATAA
- a CDS encoding segregation and condensation protein A: protein MQAENFEIKLPVFEGPFDLLLFFIERDELNIQDVEIAKITNDFLDYIHQLLAVNVEVASEFILVAATLMRIKSKMLLPRIEIDEAGNEVNPEQDLIARLIAYKQFKSAAEEMRVFEESRMQQERRGNIEHDLTLVAESSSHQDELLSLDLYKLLTVYHRTMQKYELRSEEVKHTVVQYPYTIEQQKHFIANLLDINQQIDFALVLKNSENKVHFVYNFLAILEMLQQQIVEITIGSGFNNFKVKSFS from the coding sequence ATGCAAGCAGAGAATTTCGAAATCAAACTTCCGGTATTTGAAGGCCCGTTCGATTTATTATTATTCTTTATCGAGCGTGATGAATTGAACATTCAGGATGTTGAGATTGCAAAGATTACCAACGACTTTTTAGATTATATCCATCAGCTTTTAGCAGTTAATGTTGAGGTGGCAAGCGAGTTTATACTGGTGGCCGCTACCTTAATGCGCATTAAATCTAAAATGCTTTTGCCCCGCATTGAAATAGATGAGGCGGGTAACGAGGTTAACCCCGAGCAAGACCTGATTGCCAGGTTAATTGCCTACAAGCAGTTTAAGTCGGCGGCGGAGGAAATGCGGGTTTTTGAAGAAAGCCGGATGCAACAGGAGCGAAGGGGAAACATTGAGCATGATTTAACGCTTGTTGCCGAATCGTCGTCGCACCAGGATGAACTTTTATCGCTCGATCTGTATAAACTGCTTACGGTTTATCATCGAACCATGCAAAAGTACGAGTTGAGGAGCGAGGAAGTAAAACACACCGTGGTGCAGTACCCTTACACCATTGAACAACAAAAGCATTTTATTGCAAATTTGCTCGATATTAATCAACAAATCGACTTTGCGCTTGTGCTAAAAAATTCGGAGAACAAAGTACATTTCGTGTATAATTTCCTGGCGATACTGGAAATGCTGCAACAACAAATTGTAGAAATTACTATTGGCAGTGGATTCAATAATTTTAAGGTGAAATCTTTTTCCTAG
- the glyA gene encoding serine hydroxymethyltransferase, with translation MTRDTQIFELIDQELNRQEHGLELIASENFVSKQVMEAAGSVLTNKYAEGLPGKRYYGGCQVVDVVEQIAIDRAKQLFSAAWVNVQPHSGAQANAAVMLAVLQPGDKILGFDLSHGGHLTHGSPVNFSGKLYEPLFYGVEKETGLIDYKKLEEVALAEKPKLIICGASAYSREWDYAFIRSVADKIGALVLADISHPAGLIAKGLLTNPLPHCHIVTTTTHKTLRGPRGGMIMMGKDFENPWGLKTPKGEVRMMSNLLDMAVFPGTQGGPLEHIIAAKAIAFGEALTDEYGAYIKQVAANAQAMAKAFVAKGYGIISGGTDNHLMLIDLRNKNITGKVAENALERAEITVNKNMVPFDDKSPFVTSGIRVGTAAITTRGLKETEMGKIVDLIDQVLTNPDDEANINSVKAEVIKLVSAFPLYK, from the coding sequence ATGACACGCGACACCCAAATCTTTGAACTTATTGATCAGGAACTAAACCGCCAGGAGCACGGTTTGGAACTTATTGCATCAGAAAACTTTGTGAGCAAGCAGGTAATGGAAGCTGCTGGTTCGGTATTAACCAACAAATATGCCGAAGGCCTGCCAGGAAAACGCTATTATGGCGGCTGCCAAGTTGTAGATGTGGTGGAGCAAATTGCCATCGACAGAGCTAAGCAATTGTTCAGCGCTGCCTGGGTTAACGTTCAGCCTCACTCGGGTGCGCAAGCTAACGCGGCAGTAATGTTGGCAGTTTTGCAACCTGGTGATAAGATTTTGGGTTTCGACCTTTCGCACGGTGGGCACTTAACACACGGTTCTCCGGTAAATTTTTCGGGCAAACTATATGAGCCGCTATTTTATGGTGTAGAAAAAGAAACCGGCCTTATCGATTATAAAAAACTGGAAGAGGTTGCGCTTGCTGAAAAGCCAAAGTTGATTATTTGTGGTGCCTCAGCCTACTCTCGCGAGTGGGATTATGCTTTTATCCGCTCGGTAGCAGATAAAATTGGTGCATTGGTGTTGGCTGATATTTCTCACCCGGCAGGGCTGATAGCAAAAGGATTGTTAACTAACCCGCTTCCGCACTGCCACATTGTAACCACTACTACACACAAAACCTTACGCGGCCCTCGTGGTGGTATGATTATGATGGGTAAAGATTTTGAAAACCCCTGGGGATTAAAAACGCCAAAGGGCGAAGTGCGCATGATGAGCAATTTGTTAGACATGGCAGTTTTTCCAGGTACACAAGGTGGCCCTTTAGAGCATATTATTGCAGCTAAGGCAATTGCCTTTGGCGAAGCTTTAACCGACGAATACGGTGCTTATATTAAACAAGTTGCCGCAAATGCACAAGCAATGGCCAAGGCGTTTGTAGCTAAAGGTTACGGAATTATTTCGGGCGGTACCGATAACCACTTAATGTTAATTGACCTTAGAAATAAGAACATTACTGGTAAAGTGGCCGAAAACGCCTTAGAAAGAGCAGAAATTACCGTAAATAAAAATATGGTTCCTTTTGATGATAAATCGCCGTTTGTAACCTCTGGCATCCGCGTGGGTACAGCAGCAATTACCACCCGCGGTTTAAAAGAAACTGAAATGGGTAAAATTGTTGATCTGATTGATCAGGTGCTTACCAATCCAGATGATGAAGCAAACATCAATAGCGTAAAGGCCGAGGTAATTAAACTGGTTAGCGCCTTTCCGCTTTACAAATAA
- the dxs gene encoding 1-deoxy-D-xylulose-5-phosphate synthase: protein MQVKAGPLLSKINYPADLKQFSEADLEQICQELRQYIIDIVSVNGGHFGASLGVVELTVALHYALNTPYDKLVWDVGHQAYGHKILTGRRDLFHTNRVYKGISGFPKISESQYDTFGVGHSSTSISAALGMAVAAQLKGEPDRQHVAIIGDGAMTAGLAFEGLNHAGIENSNVLVILNDNCMSIDPNVGALKEYLTSITISKSYNRFRDDISTVLAGLSKLGPNAHKYVKKIEKSIKGTLLKQSNLFEALNFRYFGPVDGHDVKRLAQTIKDLAAIPGPKLLHCVTVKGKGFALAEKDQTKWHAPGLFDKITGEIKKSITDKPQPPKYQDVFGHTMVELAEANDKIVGITPAMPSGSSLNIMMKAMPKRAFDVGIAEQHAVTFSAGLATQGMVPFCNIYSSFMQRAYDQVIHDVAIQKLNVVLCLDRAGLAGADGATHHGAYDISYMRCIPNLTISSPMNEEELRNLMYTAQLENAGPFVIRYPRGNGVMADWKRPFKALEIGKGRKICDGEEVALLTLGHVGNFAVEARSELNSEGIYPAHYDLRFVKPLDEEMLHEVFSKYKHIITVEDGAIQGGVGSAVLEFMADHKYQANVIRLGIPDQFIEHGEQPELWAECGYDKFSIINTVKKFAVKRTTNSLAG from the coding sequence ATGCAAGTTAAAGCTGGCCCACTATTATCAAAAATCAATTACCCTGCTGATTTGAAGCAGTTTAGCGAAGCCGATCTGGAGCAGATATGCCAAGAATTACGTCAATATATTATTGATATTGTAAGTGTTAATGGCGGTCACTTTGGTGCCAGCTTGGGTGTTGTTGAGCTTACCGTTGCCTTACATTATGCGCTGAACACGCCTTACGATAAGTTAGTTTGGGATGTTGGACACCAGGCGTATGGCCACAAGATTTTGACTGGCCGCAGAGATTTGTTCCACACAAATCGGGTTTACAAGGGCATTAGTGGTTTTCCGAAAATTTCAGAGAGCCAATACGATACCTTTGGCGTTGGGCATTCATCTACATCAATTTCTGCGGCACTCGGTATGGCCGTAGCAGCCCAGTTGAAGGGCGAACCTGACCGGCAGCATGTTGCCATTATAGGCGATGGTGCCATGACAGCGGGACTGGCATTTGAGGGTTTAAACCATGCCGGCATCGAAAACAGCAATGTACTGGTGATCTTAAACGATAACTGCATGTCTATCGATCCGAATGTTGGTGCGCTAAAAGAATATTTAACGAGCATTACCATTTCGAAATCGTACAATAGGTTTAGAGACGATATTTCTACGGTGCTTGCAGGACTATCTAAGTTAGGACCGAATGCGCACAAATACGTTAAGAAAATAGAAAAAAGCATTAAGGGAACTCTTTTAAAGCAGAGTAATTTATTTGAAGCATTAAATTTCAGGTATTTCGGGCCGGTTGATGGTCACGATGTGAAACGACTGGCGCAAACCATCAAAGATTTAGCTGCAATTCCGGGACCAAAACTCTTGCATTGTGTTACCGTTAAAGGCAAAGGTTTCGCCCTGGCCGAAAAAGACCAAACCAAATGGCATGCACCGGGTCTTTTTGATAAGATTACCGGCGAAATTAAAAAAAGTATTACTGATAAGCCTCAACCGCCAAAATATCAGGATGTTTTCGGACATACCATGGTAGAACTGGCCGAGGCAAACGATAAAATTGTAGGCATAACACCAGCAATGCCTTCGGGCTCTTCGTTAAATATTATGATGAAGGCCATGCCAAAACGAGCTTTCGATGTAGGCATTGCCGAACAACATGCCGTTACTTTTTCTGCAGGTCTTGCTACCCAGGGAATGGTTCCTTTTTGCAATATCTATTCGAGCTTTATGCAAAGGGCGTACGATCAGGTAATTCATGATGTGGCTATTCAAAAACTCAATGTGGTTTTATGTTTAGATAGAGCCGGTTTGGCCGGAGCCGATGGCGCAACACATCATGGTGCTTATGACATTTCGTATATGCGCTGCATTCCGAACCTTACCATTTCATCGCCAATGAACGAGGAAGAGTTACGAAACCTCATGTACACCGCTCAGCTGGAAAATGCTGGTCCTTTTGTGATTCGGTATCCTCGCGGAAATGGCGTAATGGCCGATTGGAAAAGACCGTTTAAAGCGTTGGAGATTGGCAAGGGAAGAAAAATCTGCGATGGCGAGGAAGTGGCACTGTTAACCCTCGGCCATGTAGGCAATTTTGCCGTTGAGGCCCGATCTGAACTTAACAGCGAGGGAATTTATCCGGCACATTACGATTTGCGCTTTGTTAAACCGCTCGATGAAGAAATGCTTCATGAGGTATTTTCTAAATATAAACACATTATCACCGTAGAAGATGGTGCCATTCAGGGCGGAGTTGGCTCGGCGGTGTTGGAGTTCATGGCAGATCATAAATACCAGGCAAATGTGATTCGCTTAGGCATCCCCGATCAGTTTATTGAGCACGGAGAGCAGCCAGAACTGTGGGCTGAATGCGGTTACGATAAATTTTCGATCATAAATACCGTTAAAAAATTCGCCGTTAAACGCACAACGAATAGTTTAGCTGGGTAG